One genomic segment of Helianthus annuus cultivar XRQ/B chromosome 14, HanXRQr2.0-SUNRISE, whole genome shotgun sequence includes these proteins:
- the LOC110904895 gene encoding dnaJ protein ERDJ3B-like — translation MRFRVHTNATDFYSEKRSIYDRYGEEGLKQHAAGGGGGGGGMNIQDVFKSCLGLADRSFFFSAVEAQINSLGTLFIGLTLVIRLWG, via the exons ATGCGCTTCAGAGTTCACACGAACGCAACTGACTTTTACAG CGAAAAGAGGAGTATTTACGACCGGTACGGTGAGGAAGGGCTTAAACAGCATGCTGCTGGTGGCGGAGGAGGGGGCGGAGGGATGAATATTCAGGACGTTTTTAAGTC GTGTTTGGGACTGGCGGACcggagtttttttttttcagcG GTGGAGGCCCAAATCAATAGCTTGGGTACACTCTTCATTGGGCTGACCCTGGTTATAA GATTGTGGGGGTGA